In Parageobacillus sp. KH3-4, the genomic window AAAAAAACGAAAATTTTTTTGATAAACTAGGAGAATGGATTGGCGATGTCTTTTACGACATTTTGCCAGAAGCAGGGTTTGAGCTGCGCGATGAACAAATATATATGGCGTTTCAGCTTGAACGCGCATTTCGAGAGAAAAAAGTAATGTTTGCGGAAGCGGGAGTCGGCACCGGAAAAACGATCGTTTATTTGCTTTATGCGATTTGCTACGCCCGTTATACCGGGAAGCCTGCCATTATTGCCTGTGCTGACGAAACGCTCATTGAACAGCTTGTAAAAAAAGAAGGAGATATTGCGAAATTATCGAATGTGCTAGGTTTGCAGATTGACGTCCGTTTAGCGAAATCCCCAGATCAATATTTATGTTTAAATAAACTCGATGAAATCGTCATGTATGATGACAAAGATATCGAGCTTTACGAACAAATTTACGACGAGCTTCCGGCATTTGTTCATGATAATAAGCCGCTGCAAGCGTTCTATCATTATGGCGATCGCAAAGAATACGCCCATTTAAGCGATGAACAATGGCAAAAAATCGCGTGGGACCCGTTCCAAGACTGCTTTACGTGCGAAAAGCGCCATCGCTGCGGGCAAACATTATCGCGGGAATATTACCGGAAAGCGACTGATTTAATCGTCTGTTCGCACGACTTTTACATGGAACATGTTTGGACGTATGAAGCGCGTAAACGCGAAGGGCAGCTCCCACTTTTGCCAGAGGCAAGCTGCGTCGTCTTTGATGAAGGGCATTTACTAGAGTTTGCGGCGCAAAAAGCGTTAACCTACCGGATGAAAGAAACGACGCTGGAAACGCTGCTGACGCGGCTGTTGGAAAACGATATCCGCGAAGAGCTTGCTTATTTGATCGAAGAAACGTTGCAAGTAAGCGTACGATTTTTTGATGAGCTGAAAACATGTTCCAAAGAAGTGGCCGGTTCGAACCGCCAAGAAATTTCATTTTCGCCGAAATTGCTTCGCCTCGCCAAACAATTGCATGCGAAAATTGTTGAGATTGGCAATGAGCTTGTGTTTGAAAGTGAAACGTATACGATTGACCATTATCAATTAAACATTGTCGATGAATATTTAGATCAAATTGAATACTCGCTGGATTTATTTATGAATAACGCCGATGCCATTACATGGCTGGAGTCGTCCCGTCAGGAAACGACCCTTGTTGTTATGCCGCGCACCGTGCAGGAAGTATTACGAGAAAAAGTGTTTAGCAAGCGCATTCCATTTATTTTTTCCTCTGCCACACTATCAAACCGCAAATCGTTTCAATATATTGCAGAAAGCCTTGGAATTGATGAGTATTTATCGTTTAGCGTAGAATCGCCGTTTGATTACGACAACCAAATGACGATTTTTATGCCGACGTTTGCGAATGATGAAAACTTATTTTCACAAAAATATGAGTATGCGTTGCGCAAAATTCGCGAAACAGAAGGACGAGCGCTTATTTTGTTCCCGTCAAGACAAGAGTTGCAGCAATTTAAAGAACTAGCGAGCGGCGAGAAACAATTCACCTTTTTGTTTGAAGGGGACAAAGAAATTAGTGAACTCGTCGCGACATTCCAAGCAAATGAAGAAACGATATTATGCTCGGAACATTTATGGGAAGGGTTGGATATTCCGGGCCCGTCGCTATCGAACGTCATTATTTGGTCGCTTCCATATCCGCCGAATGATCCGGTATTTCAGGCGAAGCGAAAGGCGTATGACGACCCGTTTTGGGGTGTCGATGTGCCGTATATGTTATTAAGGCTCCGCCAAGGAGTGGGCCGCTTGATCCGCACGCATGAAGACCGCGGCATCGTATCGATTTTTGTGACAGATGATGAGGACAAGCGAGTGATCGAAGCAATTAAGGAGGTACTGCCGACAAAAGTGAGGGAAGAATAATTTCTTCCCTTCTTTTTTATCGCAAAAAAGAGGAAATCCGCTCTTGATCATGGAAATAT contains:
- a CDS encoding ATP-dependent DNA helicase; protein product: MSRERYPFTLEKNENFFDKLGEWIGDVFYDILPEAGFELRDEQIYMAFQLERAFREKKVMFAEAGVGTGKTIVYLLYAICYARYTGKPAIIACADETLIEQLVKKEGDIAKLSNVLGLQIDVRLAKSPDQYLCLNKLDEIVMYDDKDIELYEQIYDELPAFVHDNKPLQAFYHYGDRKEYAHLSDEQWQKIAWDPFQDCFTCEKRHRCGQTLSREYYRKATDLIVCSHDFYMEHVWTYEARKREGQLPLLPEASCVVFDEGHLLEFAAQKALTYRMKETTLETLLTRLLENDIREELAYLIEETLQVSVRFFDELKTCSKEVAGSNRQEISFSPKLLRLAKQLHAKIVEIGNELVFESETYTIDHYQLNIVDEYLDQIEYSLDLFMNNADAITWLESSRQETTLVVMPRTVQEVLREKVFSKRIPFIFSSATLSNRKSFQYIAESLGIDEYLSFSVESPFDYDNQMTIFMPTFANDENLFSQKYEYALRKIRETEGRALILFPSRQELQQFKELASGEKQFTFLFEGDKEISELVATFQANEETILCSEHLWEGLDIPGPSLSNVIIWSLPYPPNDPVFQAKRKAYDDPFWGVDVPYMLLRLRQGVGRLIRTHEDRGIVSIFVTDDEDKRVIEAIKEVLPTKVREE